Proteins encoded within one genomic window of Kibdelosporangium phytohabitans:
- a CDS encoding three-helix bundle dimerization domain-containing protein → MTVQQGTHLDQIEDRLITRYQNEIPAARVRECMRSEADRFAAAPVRTFVPILVERAVRARLDPPA, encoded by the coding sequence ATGACAGTGCAGCAGGGCACCCACCTCGACCAGATCGAAGACCGCCTGATCACCCGCTACCAGAACGAAATCCCGGCGGCGCGGGTCCGCGAGTGCATGCGGTCCGAAGCCGACCGCTTCGCCGCCGCGCCGGTTCGGACGTTCGTGCCGATCCTCGTGGAACGGGCGGTCCGGGCACGTCTCGACCCCCCGGCCTGA
- a CDS encoding class I SAM-dependent methyltransferase yields the protein MTVYDALAALAAGNPEQARQELTAPAPEHPLFREALTKYLDGDASKSVYDQPAAFEAFIDGGGNIPLYEAVSAALANQYRVHGVKSLVDIGCGNGRALVPALAETPVPAVTLVEPSQALLDTAAGRLGDQRVTLAPMTGDAFVAGIGDAHFDLGESTFALHTMSHEDRSAFLSALRPHVGRFVAIEFDVAEESPADRRRTLADTFERGLAEYDTDRDLVAQGFLMPVLTGQLEPGAKRNTYEQPMPAWVEQFSACGYHDVRAEVLIDYWAAPSFVLTARGARQGVTE from the coding sequence GTGACTGTCTACGACGCCCTGGCGGCGCTGGCCGCCGGAAACCCCGAGCAGGCAAGGCAAGAGCTGACCGCGCCGGCGCCGGAGCACCCGCTGTTCCGCGAGGCGCTGACCAAGTACCTCGACGGGGACGCCTCGAAGTCCGTCTACGACCAGCCGGCGGCCTTCGAGGCGTTCATCGACGGCGGTGGCAACATCCCGCTCTACGAGGCGGTCAGCGCCGCGCTGGCCAACCAGTACCGGGTGCACGGCGTGAAGTCCCTCGTGGACATCGGCTGCGGCAACGGCCGTGCGCTCGTACCGGCGCTCGCCGAGACCCCGGTCCCGGCCGTCACCCTGGTCGAGCCGTCACAAGCCCTGCTGGACACCGCCGCCGGACGGCTGGGCGACCAGCGGGTGACACTGGCGCCGATGACCGGGGACGCCTTCGTGGCCGGCATCGGCGACGCTCACTTCGACCTGGGCGAGTCCACATTCGCGTTGCACACCATGTCGCACGAGGACCGCTCGGCCTTCCTGTCCGCGCTGCGCCCGCACGTCGGGCGGTTCGTGGCGATCGAGTTCGACGTGGCCGAGGAAAGCCCGGCGGACCGGCGGCGGACACTCGCCGACACCTTCGAGCGCGGCCTGGCCGAATACGACACCGACCGTGACCTGGTCGCCCAGGGGTTCCTGATGCCGGTGCTGACCGGTCAGCTCGAACCAGGCGCGAAACGCAACACCTACGAGCAGCCGATGCCGGCGTGGGTGGAGCAGTTCAGCGCGTGCGGATACCACGACGTGCGGGCGGAAGTCCTCATCGACTACTGGGCAGCGCCGTCGTTCGTGCTGACCGCCCGGGGCGCTCGGCAGGGTGTGACCGAGTAG